AACATTTGGTCCATAAAAGATTTAAGAATCGCGTATAACTGGGCTCAAAAATGGTCTCCCAAGAAGCCCATTAGTACAGTGTTATCCAAGAAAGAGTCAAGCCCATGCGCGTCTTCCTTTCTTATGGCGATACAATCGCTTAAAAAGGAGACAACACGTAACAGATAAAATCACATGCGCGTCTCCATTTGTATAGCTACAAAGCCTtatgattgattcacacaaatAGATACAGTCAcatgtttcttttttacaaaCGCTTAAAAAGAAGACAACAACACGTAACTCCGTAAGGTAAGTCAGAATTTGTATAttacataaacataaaatacagAACAGAGAGATGTCCAAGGAGGAGgtcgagtttttttttgtttcaggaaTGGGCGATGAGGCGTTTACCGCAGGTGGAGCAAATAAGGCGACGTTTGGATTTGTTATAGAGAGGGAGGAAGCAGAATCTCCACTGGCTTTCTACGTCTACCGTTTGAACCATTCCACCGCAGTAAGGACACGCTCCTGGAGCTGCGTACCTTCCGATCACCCTCTCGTCCTGATCGCACACGAACACCAAACACATCCCTTCTtgctctttcttctttttttgtcaaatggAATATCTTTTGCTTTAGAAAGGTTGCCGTGCCAGATGTATTTATAAAGGAATGACTTCCATGGAAATAGAGTTTTGTTTCCGCGTGAGAAAAGTGAATTTAGGATCTCCAGAGAAATATAGCTTAATCTAGAAGCAATTTGCAGGATAGGCAAACCGAGAATcgatttactaaatttatttgaCTTTTCTCAGCGTTTaacttttttaagaaaatacaaacatTTCTTGAAAACTGGGCTGTAATATTTAGAGCCCAAGGCCCAAAATGTTACGAGTAAACTCCACGTTGCAATGTTTGTTCACCCGCAAATGTGAGTAAAAAAGTGAAGCCCATCAATGGCGGTTGGTAAACTCATGATTCACTTATCCAAAAGCATTGATATGTCAACAGGCAAAACCATATGATTCATTTCTCCAACATGGACATACGAAAGCTAACAAAGTAACAAGACGAGGTTTCTGTCTCTGTATGTGATATAATAATgcagataaaatatgatatcaCTTAGATGCAGCAGTAGTTTCATAGTCAATAACGGTTTGGAAGGCTCCAGCGAGAGCCAAGACCTTGTTCTTCCTGGAGCTCTCTTGCAACTTACTTGCTATTACATCGTTGTATGCTGTTGGAGACCCCTTCTTCCCTTTCACCGCTTCCTTCTTTGTCTCTGTTGTTCCTTGTGCTTCTATCTCTTCCTTAGTTTCTTCCACATTCTCAGCTTCTTTCGTATCTGGAGTAACAATTGTCTCGCTTTTCTCCTCAACATCAACTCTCTTTTCaacaacttcttcttcttcttcttgggtGTTCTCTGGTTCTTTCTGCTCCTCCAGCTCACTGTTCTCCTTATCTTCCCCACATTCATCAGGCTGTGCAACCTCCTGacctttgtcttcttctttcgGTTCTTCTATGTCGTCAGAAACTTGTACATCAATCTCAACCTTGACAatctcatcttcatcatcatgaGTAGGCGCAGGAGAAGAACATTCCGGAGTAAGCTCTTTCCCCAAAATTTTCTTTGGAACATTCTCAGAACCTTGCTTTTTGCTCTTGGAAGAACTGGTACCGCTAAGACCGCTCTTCTTTACACCTGGGCGTCCTCTTGAAGCCAGAGGAGGAGATTTCACTGTAGTGCTTCCTCTGAGACCGCCTCTGCTGCTTCCATGGAATGATGTAGAACGCAGACCAGTGGCAGGATTCTCCCTTGGAACAGCAGGTCTGTCTCGTGGGCGTGCTGGAGGAGAGGTGGTCAGAGATTTATGGGTTGATGAAGACGAAAGAGGACGATCAAAGGACCGTCTACGAATAAGCTTCTGATTGTCGTCTTCAACagctttcttcttcctcaagaaCTTGACAGGGTCAGGTCTTGAGCTGACTGTTGGTTTCAGATAATTGGGCAGAGGCTTCTCAACTGTTTTCCGACCAGACCCTTCTGCGTTCGTCTCAGGTTCCGATGATCGAACCGGCTTCGGCTTCGGCTTTGGCTTTGGACCAAGAGGTCTTGACTTGGTGAGGCTCTGGTTATCCGGTTTGTTTTTCGCTGCACTAGACTTCGTTGCCATCGTCCACAAATCAAATAAAGCTCTTTGAAGCTAACCTAACAACTCAATAAATCAAAacacttataaaataattaaacagtAGCAGAAAATCTTGAGACTATCGTCAGATCAAACATGAACCATAATTAcgacgagaagaagaagaaaaataagatatacCTTCGAAATCAAAAGAGATGAATAAGAGATCGTGAACCAAAGAGAAGAGGCGTGCACATCAAGGAAAGTAATCTCCAAAGGTTTGTGGTggagaattagggttctttATTCTTGGAACTCTGTTTTTCTGTAAACGGAGCTTGAATCTCGCAACTCTTAGGTGGAAACCATGAATCCTCCCATTTATCTAATTGTCACCTTAACAAAATAACACCCAACTTTAAAATCAGGTTTTAAGTTGTAACGATTTCAAGCTTGGAAAAACCGTATCGTTTCCACGTAATTATACTTTAATTAGATGTTCATAcatatctatatttatttattttcttttgtttccttgTGAATAATAGTTCATTTccatttttattacattttaattttggaaatatatattccatatatgataatatttatatttactttgaTGTTACTTTTTAGTGATAAAACGATATAATGGGTACTTTATCATTTTCTTAGATATATGATTAAAGAGAGAACGCCTTAAAATCGATAAAAAAATGTGACGTGTGGTAGTTACACTTACATAAGTATGTGATTCAATTTTTGACTTACAAATCGATAATATCTAGATTTATAAGTATATTCGATATTTTTTATGCAATAGAGATTTGGAATTGGTATTAGGTGTCAAAAAAGTTTTGAGTATTAGCGGCGAAAACGGAGTGGTTGCTGCTGTTGCGAGAATGTGATACGATTTAACAGTAAAAAATGGATGCATTTGCAGAATATTTATAACTAGTTGAATATCAAATACAACAGACGGTAACAAAATTAGCAATATTAacaattgatatatttattaaaatattaaaaaattgcattattataaataatataaaaatattttataaaatcaaagtataaatttttataaaaaaaaattgtgtgggttatatatatatatattaatgtctAAAAATAGagcaaatatttttgtttaaaagttttataatataaattaaaatattatatatatatatatattaatattatattattcaatttttaaaataattaaatatttatttttttatttacataccTTTTCCTacaaagatatttttatttatttttctataaccGTCCGCACAATGCTTTCTAAAACCAGTTTTTGACTTTCAAAAATTGAAAcagtataaattattttatactccctctgtttttttaaaatgtatgttttggtgttttcacacatattaagaaaacacattaactatacatcatttttaaaaattatcaaattccaatgcattttaaccaatagtctttcaataaattcaatcaattttattgacatttgcaatttttgtataggaaacataaaaaatacatctttgtgaaacaatttatttttctaaaacatctatctttaaaaaacagagggagtatcatttttttgtaattgttgTAAAACGCTCTTGAAATTGTTACCACCTATAAACGCGTCTTTAAGTTTGAAAAGTTACATTGTTTATCTAGTACTATCcatattgttttatatatgtgaCAAAATtctcaaattaaaataattgcaaaattagtaaattaatattttcatacttttaattattaacAGAAGCTAACTGTATATACTATTTTTCTTAAAGTGTGGGACTTTTAATACAAagtatcataaattaaatagattATAGATATACATGAGTACATGACACaaaatttataagtaaataaaagtGAACAGCTAGCAAAAATTCAATTGATTTCGATAAACATACTTTTTCTTGTTTATGCTCAATTCTTCTCTCATATTTTCTGAAACATTACTTTTCTTTGAAGTTTGAGTGGATAACTTAAGGGTACGTGTAATTTAGTCTTGTAAGTTAAGTGAACATTAAATTCGGGTCGTgaatattatcttatatatgcATGAAAGAATGGAGTATAATATTCAGGGGTGAAAACTTGTTGATTCCGATTAGATTATGTTTGATAATAACCTAAACGATGACGCAAGTTTGGTTAGAATGAGATCGGTTAGGTTTGGTCCTAAATGTACATGTCACCCACTCGTATACAAATGTTGGTTAGCATGTCATACAACACAAACAGATGTAGAAAGATTCCCAC
The sequence above is drawn from the Raphanus sativus cultivar WK10039 chromosome 7, ASM80110v3, whole genome shotgun sequence genome and encodes:
- the LOC108816645 gene encoding uncharacterized protein LOC108816645; translated protein: MATKSSAAKNKPDNQSLTKSRPLGPKPKPKPKPVRSSEPETNAEGSGRKTVEKPLPNYLKPTVSSRPDPVKFLRKKKAVEDDNQKLIRRRSFDRPLSSSSTHKSLTTSPPARPRDRPAVPRENPATGLRSTSFHGSSRGGLRGSTTVKSPPLASRGRPGVKKSGLSGTSSSKSKKQGSENVPKKILGKELTPECSSPAPTHDDEDEIVKVEIDVQVSDDIEEPKEEDKGQEVAQPDECGEDKENSELEEQKEPENTQEEEEEVVEKRVDVEEKSETIVTPDTKEAENVEETKEEIEAQGTTETKKEAVKGKKGSPTAYNDVIASKLQESSRKNKVLALAGAFQTVIDYETTAASK
- the LOC108816064 gene encoding uncharacterized protein LOC108816064 codes for the protein MCLVFVCDQDERVIGRYAAPGACPYCGGMVQTVDVESQWRFCFLPLYNKSKRRLICSTCGKRLIAHS